A genomic window from Flavobacterium hankyongi includes:
- a CDS encoding SRPBCC family protein produces the protein MNLESPKVTVQKSAEYLFNELSQVKNFEKLMPDNIAKFEVIDENCFEFGLKGMPEIKLLKKEVTPNSKIVLGAASSKLPFTLTANLSEEGVETTGVQLFFQGEFNAMMAMMIKGPISKFIETLAENMHKL, from the coding sequence ATGAATTTAGAAAGTCCGAAAGTTACTGTTCAAAAATCTGCAGAATATTTATTTAACGAATTAAGTCAAGTTAAGAATTTTGAAAAATTAATGCCTGATAATATCGCTAAATTTGAAGTAATCGATGAAAATTGTTTCGAATTTGGTTTAAAAGGTATGCCTGAAATTAAATTGTTAAAAAAAGAAGTTACTCCAAATTCTAAAATTGTTTTAGGAGCTGCTTCAAGTAAATTGCCTTTTACATTGACTGCAAATTTAAGCGAAGAAGGTGTAGAAACTACAGGAGTTCAATTGTTTTTTCAAGGTGAATTTAATGCAATGATGGCAATGATGATTAAAGGACCAATCTCAAAGTTTATTGAGACTTTAGCAGAGAATATGCATAAATTATAA
- the lgt gene encoding prolipoprotein diacylglyceryl transferase, whose protein sequence is MTHPLYFVWNPSEGIHIGSFTIRFYSLMFVVAFSLGFYIMKKIFEREKEPIEKLDNMFIWMVISVLLGARLGHVLFYQPELFKEDFFSIFLPFRFNPSFEFTGFQGLASHGAAISVIIFMYFFSKKVMKKPVLWVLDRVVIPVASGAIFVRLGNFFNSEIVGHETTSSFGIKFIQDAIRPIEAMRITGLTDSKAAFNAIATDPKFTSVLDKVPAKHPSQLYEAFGYIFVFALLFFLYWKTNARLKQGYLFGVFLVSLFTVRIIVESVKESQGGFENILGMLSTGQWLSIPFIIAGIYFIATAKIKEEL, encoded by the coding sequence ATGACACACCCACTTTACTTTGTTTGGAATCCTTCTGAAGGAATACATATAGGTTCATTTACAATTCGTTTTTACAGTTTGATGTTTGTCGTAGCATTCTCGCTAGGCTTTTACATAATGAAAAAAATATTCGAAAGAGAGAAAGAGCCAATTGAAAAACTAGACAATATGTTTATATGGATGGTTATTTCTGTATTGCTTGGCGCTCGATTAGGACATGTTCTATTTTACCAACCGGAATTATTTAAAGAAGATTTTTTTAGCATCTTTTTACCTTTTCGTTTCAACCCGAGTTTTGAATTCACAGGATTTCAAGGACTTGCAAGCCACGGCGCAGCAATCTCAGTAATTATTTTTATGTATTTCTTCTCTAAAAAAGTAATGAAAAAACCCGTTTTATGGGTACTAGACAGAGTTGTAATTCCTGTAGCAAGTGGAGCAATTTTTGTACGTTTAGGCAATTTCTTTAACTCAGAAATTGTTGGTCATGAAACTACATCATCATTTGGTATTAAATTCATTCAAGATGCTATACGCCCAATTGAAGCTATGAGAATTACAGGTTTAACAGATTCCAAAGCAGCTTTTAATGCAATTGCTACAGATCCTAAATTTACATCTGTTTTAGATAAAGTTCCTGCTAAACATCCTTCTCAGTTATACGAAGCTTTTGGTTATATTTTTGTGTTTGCTTTACTTTTCTTTTTATATTGGAAAACAAATGCTCGTTTAAAACAAGGTTACCTTTTTGGTGTGTTTTTAGTATCACTATTCACAGTTAGAATAATTGTAGAATCTGTTAAAGAAAGTCAAGGAGGATTTGAAAACATTCTAGGTATGCTATCTACAGGTCAATGGTTGAGTATACCATTTATCATAGCAGGAATCTATTTTATTGCCACAGCAAAGATTAAAGAAGAATTATAA
- the yidD gene encoding membrane protein insertion efficiency factor YidD encodes MIKKIAIAPLLFLVWFYKILISPLMPATCRYQPTCSSYMIEALKKHGPIYGLFLGLKRIGRCHPWGGSGYDPVP; translated from the coding sequence ATGATTAAAAAAATAGCTATAGCTCCTTTACTTTTCTTAGTTTGGTTTTATAAAATACTTATTTCACCACTCATGCCTGCTACTTGCAGATACCAACCTACTTGTTCAAGCTACATGATTGAAGCCTTAAAAAAGCATGGTCCCATTTATGGTCTATTTTTAGGATTAAAAAGAATTGGGCGTTGCCATCCTTGGGGAGGAAGCGGTTATGATCCTGTACCTTAA
- the cysS gene encoding cysteine--tRNA ligase: MHLYQDNPIKIYNSLTGEKETFTPILQGNIGMYVCGPTVYSNVHLGNVRTFMSFDMIFRYFLHLGYNVRYVRNITDAGHLTDDGNVDNDRFVKQTRLEKLEPMEIVQKYTVYFHKVLDLFNFLPPTIEPTATGHIIEQIELTEKLIKKGLAYESNGSVYFDVLEYNNRGLNYGELSNRNIEDLFANTRDLDGQNEKKNAPDFALWKKASPAHIMRWNSPWGEGFPGWHLECTAMSTKYLGETFDIHGGGLDLKFPHHECEVAQGKGCNGSSPVNFWMHANMLTMNGLRMSKSTGNFILPIELLNGENKFFEKAFSPSVVRFCFMQAHYRSVLDISNEAMVASEKGLTRLFEGIKLLDKISSSNTSSIDISAWKKNCYDAMNDDFNTPILIAHLFEGIKYINLINDDKESISQADLDNLKHTLTTFVFDILGIKNEEATANNSDKLNGVVEMLIKMRNEARANKNWAMSDQIRDELAAIGIILKDGKEGTTFMT, translated from the coding sequence ATGCATTTATATCAAGACAATCCTATAAAAATATACAATTCGCTTACAGGCGAAAAAGAGACATTCACTCCTATTCTTCAAGGTAATATTGGGATGTATGTTTGTGGACCTACTGTGTACAGCAATGTTCATTTGGGTAATGTGCGTACTTTTATGAGTTTTGATATGATTTTCAGATACTTCTTGCATCTAGGATATAATGTTCGCTATGTGAGAAATATTACTGACGCAGGACATTTAACAGATGATGGAAATGTTGATAACGATCGTTTTGTAAAACAAACTCGATTAGAAAAATTAGAACCAATGGAAATTGTACAAAAATATACAGTGTACTTCCACAAGGTTTTAGATTTATTCAATTTTTTACCTCCAACTATAGAACCTACTGCTACGGGACACATTATAGAACAGATTGAATTGACAGAAAAGTTGATTAAAAAAGGTCTTGCCTATGAAAGTAATGGTTCTGTATACTTTGATGTGTTAGAATACAACAACAGAGGTTTAAATTATGGTGAATTAAGCAATAGAAACATTGAAGATTTGTTTGCCAATACTCGTGATTTAGACGGACAAAACGAAAAGAAAAACGCTCCTGATTTTGCACTTTGGAAAAAAGCATCACCTGCTCATATCATGAGATGGAATTCTCCTTGGGGAGAAGGTTTTCCAGGTTGGCACTTAGAGTGTACAGCCATGAGTACTAAATATTTAGGAGAAACTTTTGATATTCACGGAGGTGGATTAGACTTGAAATTTCCTCATCATGAATGTGAAGTAGCACAAGGCAAAGGTTGCAATGGCTCTTCGCCAGTAAATTTTTGGATGCACGCTAACATGCTAACCATGAATGGCTTACGAATGAGTAAATCTACAGGAAATTTTATACTTCCTATTGAACTTTTAAATGGTGAAAATAAATTTTTTGAAAAGGCATTCAGTCCAAGTGTAGTACGTTTTTGTTTTATGCAAGCTCATTATAGAAGTGTTTTAGACATTTCTAATGAAGCTATGGTTGCTAGCGAAAAAGGATTAACAAGGCTGTTTGAAGGAATTAAACTTTTAGATAAAATTTCTTCATCAAACACATCATCAATAGATATTTCTGCTTGGAAAAAGAATTGTTATGATGCAATGAATGATGATTTTAATACGCCTATATTAATCGCACATTTGTTTGAAGGAATAAAATATATCAATTTAATTAATGATGATAAGGAATCAATTTCACAAGCTGATTTAGATAACTTGAAACATACTTTAACAACATTTGTTTTTGATATTTTAGGAATTAAGAATGAAGAAGCTACTGCAAACAACTCTGATAAACTAAATGGAGTTGTCGAAATGTTGATAAAAATGCGCAACGAAGCTAGAGCTAATAAAAACTGGGCAATGTCTGACCAGATAAGGGATGAGCTAGCCGCTATTGGTATTATCTTAAAAGACGGTAAAGAAGGAACTACTTTTATGACTTAA
- the folE gene encoding GTP cyclohydrolase I FolE, with translation MTQNEEFQEEIGNNHIGTSATNPLRKDAFELTDEQKITSIRKDVESILTTLGMDLTDDSLSGTPNRVAKMFVKEIFGGLHPNKKPGSSTFANNYKYGEMLVEKNITVYSTCEHHLLPIIGRAHVAYISNGKVIGLSKMNRIVDYYAKRPQVQERLTMQIVQELQAALGTEDVACVIDAKHLCVNSRGIKDIESSTVTAEFGGKFKEEKTRREFLDYIKLDTKF, from the coding sequence ATGACTCAGAACGAAGAATTTCAAGAAGAAATTGGAAATAACCACATAGGTACAAGTGCCACAAACCCTCTACGTAAAGATGCTTTCGAATTGACAGATGAACAAAAAATCACCTCAATTAGAAAGGATGTAGAAAGTATTTTAACAACTTTAGGGATGGATTTAACCGACGACAGTTTAAGCGGAACTCCTAATCGTGTAGCCAAAATGTTCGTTAAAGAAATTTTTGGGGGATTACACCCTAATAAAAAACCTGGTTCTTCAACTTTTGCCAATAATTATAAATATGGTGAAATGCTTGTTGAAAAAAACATAACCGTTTATTCAACTTGTGAACATCATTTATTACCTATTATAGGTAGAGCTCATGTTGCTTATATTTCGAACGGAAAAGTGATTGGTTTATCTAAAATGAATCGTATTGTGGATTATTATGCAAAAAGACCTCAAGTTCAAGAACGTTTAACAATGCAAATTGTACAAGAGCTTCAAGCTGCTCTTGGAACTGAAGACGTTGCATGTGTTATTGATGCAAAACACCTTTGTGTAAATTCAAGAGGAATAAAGGACATTGAAAGTAGTACTGTAACTGCTGAATTTGGCGGAAAGTTCAAAGAAGAAAAAACACGCAGAGAATTCTTAGATTATATTAAATTAGACACAAAATTTTAA
- a CDS encoding T9SS type B sorting domain-containing protein: MKKHLLIFIFSLGYFLSFSQNAPTVYVDIQAPLPICNPGESTTLQADYLQTYATNTNNYDVTSIPYAPSYPFTGGTLLDVSVDDIWSPIVTLPFPFCFYGQNYTKLLVGANGVVTFDIAGVVPGGTQTPLVAGGCDWSFSSSIPTTNADFNIRNAIYGVYQDIHPGLITNPVVQNINYYVTGTYPNRAFVLNTSEIPQFSCNTSVGLQTYQIILYETTNTIDVLVKKRTPCNAWQNGVGVIGLMNKAGTLAAVPPGRNTGNWSAFNEAWRFTPSAAGGSNVTLNWHLGSSTGPSLGSANPITVSPTTPTTYTAVATYTRCDGTLIEIQDDITVGVEPALPTLDPQDITLCTSSPGPYTFNINQNTYMANGYATPGDFVFRYYVDNAGAPGAQIPNATLGAYTPISTTYPQTIWVEIEEQGTVTGTGCTNLRSFQLNVTAGPSGSFSYTPATYCESITSPQAVTLSALTSGGVFSATPAGLIIDPTTGAITPNGSTPNTYTVHYDIVASGSCPAFSAPTFTVTINPAPTAPAVTVVQPTCTVTTGSITVTSPLGAGYEYSVDNGMNYQSNPLFPGLPPGSYIVIVRDISSSCVSSTTPVTINTPPGSPSIPLVGTTAPTCTADGSSTITNYDPTLTYTFTPAGPTVGAGGVITGMLVGTSYTVTATNATCSSAPSAAFSNLPMLITPVVPITSTTAATCTADGSSTITNYVAAQIYTFTPTGPTVGAGGVITGMVAGTSYTVTAGNGSCTSAASASFNNPVMLTTPVVPTINTASATCTANGSSTITNYVATLTYTFTPAGPTVGAGGVITGMLVGTSYTVTATNATCSSAPSAAFSNLPMLITPVVPITSTTAATCTADGSSTITNYVAAQTYTFTPTGPTVGAGGVITGMVAGTSYTVTAGNGSCTSAASASFNNPVMLTTPVVPTINTASATCTANGSSTITNYVATLTYTFTPAGPTVGAGGVITGMVIGTSYTVTAGNGSCSSVASAAFSNAAMLVTPVVPTTATTAATCTAAGSSTITNYVAGQTYTFTPTGPTVGAGGVITGMIAGTSYTVTAGNGSCTSAASASFNNPVMLTTPVVPTINTASATCTANGSSTITNYVATLTYTFTPAGPTVGAGGVITGMVIGTSYTVTAGNGSCSSVASAAFSNAAMLITPAVPTTATTAATCAAAGSSTITNYVAAQTYTFTPTGPTVGAGGVITGMVAGTSYTVTAGNGSCTSAASASFNNPVMLTTPVVPTINTASATCTANGSSTITNYVATLTYTFTPAGPTVGAGGVITGMVIGTSYTVTAGNGSCSSVASAAFSNAAMLVIPVVPTTATTAATCTAAGSSTITNYVAGQTYTFTPTGPTVGAGGVITGMIAGTSYTVTAGNGSCTSAASASFNNPVMLTTPVVPTINTASATCTANGSSTITNYVATLTYTFTPAGPTVGAGGVITGMVIGTSYTVTAGNGSCSSVASAAFSNAAMLVTPVVPTTATTAATCAADGLSTITNYNAAQTYVFTPTGPTVGAGGVITGMTAGISYTVKASNGSCLSGASIAFKNPEKLTTPVMTLTNGYVCVDPNSGAVLNTYTITANLSATDYSFQWTDSSGAIVGGSGNSYTASAPGTYTAIATPLTSAVCPPLPAQATVVPSSWPQALDVVTSEYFADVMSINVMATPAGNYEYSLDGGDYQSSSVFTDVTPGEHTVTVRDVHQCGDISITTTLIDFPRYFTPNGDGYHDTWNISALQGQSNSKIHIFDRFGKLLKEIRPSSSGWNGTFNGQDLPSTDYWFVVFYQEKGQNKEFKSHFSLKR; the protein is encoded by the coding sequence ATGAAAAAACACCTACTTATCTTCATTTTTTCATTGGGATATTTTCTGTCATTTTCGCAAAATGCCCCAACTGTATATGTGGATATACAAGCACCTTTGCCAATATGTAATCCGGGAGAATCAACCACTCTTCAGGCTGATTATTTGCAAACTTATGCTACAAATACTAATAACTATGATGTGACATCGATTCCGTATGCACCTTCTTATCCTTTTACGGGAGGAACACTTTTAGATGTGTCAGTCGATGATATTTGGTCACCAATAGTGACTTTACCCTTCCCTTTTTGTTTTTATGGACAAAACTATACTAAATTATTAGTAGGAGCTAATGGTGTTGTAACTTTCGATATCGCTGGTGTTGTGCCAGGTGGAACACAAACACCTTTAGTAGCTGGTGGTTGTGATTGGAGTTTTTCTTCATCAATACCAACTACTAATGCAGATTTCAATATAAGAAATGCAATTTATGGGGTTTATCAAGATATTCATCCAGGTTTAATTACTAATCCAGTAGTTCAGAATATTAATTATTATGTAACTGGAACTTACCCTAATAGAGCTTTTGTTCTTAATACATCTGAGATCCCTCAATTCTCTTGTAATACAAGTGTTGGTCTTCAAACTTATCAGATCATTTTATATGAAACAACTAATACTATAGATGTTCTTGTTAAGAAAAGGACACCTTGTAATGCATGGCAGAACGGTGTTGGGGTTATTGGACTTATGAATAAAGCGGGGACTTTAGCTGCTGTGCCACCAGGTAGAAATACTGGAAACTGGAGTGCATTTAATGAGGCATGGCGTTTTACTCCATCAGCTGCAGGAGGGTCAAATGTGACTTTAAATTGGCATTTAGGTAGTTCAACTGGTCCAAGTTTAGGATCAGCAAATCCAATTACGGTTTCTCCTACAACACCAACAACGTATACAGCTGTAGCAACTTACACTAGATGTGATGGTACTTTAATAGAAATACAAGACGATATAACTGTTGGTGTAGAACCAGCTTTACCAACTTTAGATCCTCAAGACATAACACTATGTACATCTTCTCCAGGACCTTATACATTTAATATTAACCAAAATACTTATATGGCAAATGGTTATGCAACGCCTGGTGATTTTGTGTTTAGGTATTATGTGGATAATGCTGGTGCACCAGGGGCTCAAATTCCTAATGCAACTTTAGGTGCATACACACCAATATCTACTACATATCCACAAACCATTTGGGTTGAAATAGAAGAGCAAGGAACTGTAACCGGCACAGGGTGTACGAATCTTAGATCTTTTCAATTAAACGTTACAGCTGGTCCAAGTGGAAGTTTTAGTTATACACCTGCTACTTATTGTGAGTCGATTACATCGCCACAGGCTGTAACATTAAGTGCATTGACATCGGGAGGTGTTTTTAGTGCTACACCAGCAGGATTGATTATAGATCCAACTACAGGAGCAATTACACCAAATGGTAGTACACCTAATACATATACAGTTCATTATGATATAGTTGCATCGGGAAGTTGTCCAGCATTTTCGGCACCAACATTCACTGTGACAATAAATCCAGCTCCAACAGCGCCAGCAGTAACGGTTGTTCAACCAACATGTACGGTGACTACAGGTTCCATTACTGTAACTTCTCCATTAGGAGCGGGTTATGAATATAGTGTCGATAATGGCATGAACTATCAATCTAATCCATTATTTCCAGGATTACCACCTGGATCATACATAGTTATTGTAAGAGATATCAGTTCTTCTTGTGTATCTTCGACAACTCCTGTTACCATTAATACCCCTCCGGGATCACCTTCAATACCGCTTGTTGGAACAACAGCACCAACATGTACAGCAGATGGATCGAGCACAATCACAAATTACGATCCTACGTTAACTTATACTTTCACCCCAGCAGGTCCTACAGTAGGCGCAGGTGGAGTTATTACAGGTATGTTGGTTGGAACATCTTATACAGTAACAGCAACTAATGCGACTTGTTCTTCTGCTCCATCAGCAGCATTTAGTAATTTACCAATGCTAATTACTCCAGTAGTTCCAATAACTAGTACAACAGCGGCTACATGTACAGCAGATGGATCAAGCACGATTACAAATTATGTAGCAGCTCAAATCTATACTTTCACCCCAACAGGTCCAACAGTAGGCGCAGGTGGAGTGATTACAGGTATGGTTGCAGGAACGAGTTATACCGTGACAGCAGGTAATGGAAGTTGTACATCGGCAGCTTCGGCATCATTTAATAATCCAGTTATGCTTACAACTCCTGTAGTTCCAACAATAAACACAGCATCAGCAACTTGTACAGCAAATGGATCAAGTACGATAACCAATTATGTTGCGACGTTAACTTATACTTTCACCCCAGCAGGTCCTACAGTAGGCGCAGGTGGAGTTATTACAGGTATGTTGGTTGGAACATCTTATACAGTAACAGCAACTAATGCGACTTGTTCTTCTGCTCCATCAGCAGCATTTAGTAATTTACCAATGCTAATTACTCCAGTAGTTCCAATAACTAGTACAACAGCGGCTACATGTACAGCAGATGGATCAAGCACGATTACAAATTATGTAGCAGCTCAAACCTATACTTTCACCCCAACAGGTCCAACAGTAGGCGCAGGTGGAGTGATTACAGGTATGGTTGCAGGAACGAGTTATACCGTGACAGCAGGTAATGGAAGTTGTACATCGGCAGCTTCGGCATCATTTAATAATCCAGTTATGCTTACAACTCCTGTAGTTCCAACAATAAACACAGCATCAGCAACTTGTACAGCAAATGGATCAAGTACGATTACCAATTATGTTGCGACGTTAACTTATACTTTCACCCCAGCAGGTCCTACAGTAGGCGCAGGTGGAGTTATTACAGGTATGGTTATAGGAACGAGTTATACCGTGACGGCAGGTAATGGAAGTTGTTCATCAGTTGCATCAGCGGCATTTAGTAATGCAGCAATGTTAGTTACTCCAGTAGTTCCAACGACAGCAACAACAGCGGCTACATGTACAGCAGCTGGATCAAGCACGATTACAAATTATGTAGCGGGTCAAACCTATACTTTCACCCCAACAGGTCCAACAGTAGGCGCAGGTGGAGTTATTACAGGTATGATTGCTGGAACGAGTTATACCGTGACGGCAGGTAATGGAAGTTGTACATCGGCAGCTTCGGCATCATTTAATAATCCAGTTATGCTTACAACTCCTGTAGTTCCAACAATAAACACAGCATCAGCAACTTGTACAGCAAATGGATCAAGTACGATTACCAATTATGTTGCGACGTTAACTTATACTTTCACCCCAGCAGGTCCTACAGTTGGAGCAGGTGGAGTGATTACAGGTATGGTTATAGGAACGAGTTATACCGTGACGGCAGGTAATGGAAGTTGTTCATCAGTTGCATCAGCGGCATTTAGTAATGCAGCAATGCTAATTACTCCAGCGGTTCCAACAACAGCAACAACAGCGGCTACATGTGCGGCAGCTGGATCGAGCACGATTACAAATTATGTAGCAGCTCAAACCTATACTTTCACCCCAACAGGTCCAACAGTAGGCGCAGGTGGAGTGATTACAGGTATGGTTGCAGGAACGAGTTATACCGTGACAGCAGGTAATGGAAGTTGTACATCGGCAGCTTCGGCATCATTTAATAATCCAGTTATGCTTACAACTCCTGTAGTTCCAACAATAAACACAGCATCAGCAACTTGTACAGCAAATGGATCAAGTACGATAACCAATTATGTTGCGACGTTAACTTATACTTTCACCCCAGCAGGTCCTACAGTAGGCGCAGGTGGAGTGATTACAGGTATGGTTATAGGAACGAGTTATACCGTGACGGCAGGTAATGGAAGTTGTTCATCAGTTGCATCAGCGGCATTTAGTAATGCAGCAATGTTAGTTATTCCAGTAGTTCCAACGACAGCAACAACAGCGGCTACATGTACAGCAGCTGGATCAAGCACGATTACAAATTATGTAGCGGGTCAAACCTATACTTTCACCCCAACAGGTCCAACAGTAGGCGCAGGTGGAGTGATTACAGGTATGATTGCTGGAACGAGTTATACCGTGACGGCAGGTAATGGAAGTTGTACATCGGCAGCTTCGGCATCATTTAATAATCCAGTTATGCTTACAACTCCTGTAGTTCCAACAATAAACACAGCATCAGCAACTTGTACAGCAAATGGATCAAGTACGATTACCAATTATGTTGCGACGTTAACTTATACTTTCACCCCAGCAGGTCCTACAGTTGGAGCAGGTGGAGTGATTACAGGTATGGTTATAGGAACGAGTTATACCGTGACGGCAGGTAATGGAAGTTGTTCATCAGTTGCATCAGCGGCATTTAGTAATGCAGCAATGTTAGTTACTCCAGTAGTTCCAACGACAGCAACAACAGCGGCTACATGTGCGGCAGATGGGTTGAGTACAATTACCAATTATAATGCTGCACAGACGTATGTTTTCACCCCAACAGGTCCAACAGTAGGCGCAGGTGGAGTTATTACAGGTATGACAGCAGGTATAAGTTATACGGTAAAGGCTAGTAACGGAAGTTGCTTATCGGGAGCATCGATAGCGTTTAAAAACCCTGAAAAACTTACCACTCCAGTGATGACCTTAACTAATGGCTATGTTTGTGTGGATCCAAATTCAGGAGCTGTGTTGAATACTTATACAATTACGGCTAATTTAAGCGCGACAGATTATAGTTTCCAATGGACAGATAGTTCAGGAGCGATAGTAGGAGGATCAGGAAATTCATATACAGCATCAGCACCAGGAACTTATACTGCAATTGCAACTCCACTCACATCGGCAGTATGTCCGCCATTACCAGCACAAGCTACAGTAGTTCCATCATCATGGCCACAGGCTTTAGATGTAGTTACTTCAGAATATTTTGCAGATGTAATGAGTATTAATGTAATGGCTACACCAGCAGGGAATTATGAATATTCGTTAGATGGTGGAGATTACCAAAGCAGCAGTGTGTTTACAGATGTAACACCTGGAGAACACACAGTCACGGTTCGTGATGTACATCAGTGTGGAGATATTTCAATTACTACTACACTTATTGATTTTCCAAGATATTTCACGCCAAATGGTGATGGCTATCATGATACGTGGAATATTTCTGCCTTACAAGGTCAGTCTAATTCAAAAATTCATATCTTTGACAGATTTGGAAAATTACTGAAAGAAATCAGACCTTCGAGTAGTGGTTGGAACGGTACCTTTAACGGACAAGACTTGCCATCAACAGATTACTGGTTTGTGGTATTCTACCAAGAAAAAGGACAAAACAAAGAATTTAAATCCCATTTCTCTTTAAAACGATAA
- a CDS encoding pyridoxal phosphate-dependent aminotransferase: protein MPKISNKGHQMPESPIRKLVPYSEMAKKNGHKVYHLNIGQPDIKTPEIAIEAVKNSDIKILEYSHSAGFDSYRTKLASSYQKIGLPINKEDIIITTGGSEALLFAIGTTMDAGDEIIIPEPFYANYNGFATASGVKVVPVISTLDEGFALPPIADFEKLITSKTKAILICNPGNPTGYLYSQSEINQLAELVKKHDLFLIADEVYREFVYDEGAKHYSVMDVPGIEENAIMIDSVSKRYSMCGARIGCIVSKNKEVMSTALKFAQARLSPPTYEQIASEAALETPQSYFDEVITEYKERRDTLITELNKIPGVKVATPKGAFYCIAQLPVTDADNFAQWLLESFNFNGETVMVAPAAGFYSSPNVGKNEVRIAYVLKNEDLIKSVQILGEALKVYNN from the coding sequence ATGCCTAAAATATCAAATAAAGGACATCAAATGCCAGAATCTCCCATAAGAAAACTGGTTCCTTATTCAGAAATGGCCAAAAAAAACGGCCACAAAGTTTATCATTTAAACATCGGTCAACCCGATATCAAAACACCTGAAATTGCAATTGAAGCTGTTAAGAATTCTGATATAAAAATATTAGAATACAGTCATTCAGCAGGATTTGATAGCTACAGAACAAAACTAGCATCAAGCTATCAAAAAATTGGACTACCTATTAATAAAGAAGATATTATAATTACTACAGGCGGTTCAGAAGCTTTACTTTTTGCTATTGGAACTACCATGGATGCAGGTGATGAAATAATAATTCCTGAGCCATTTTATGCTAATTATAATGGATTTGCAACTGCATCTGGAGTAAAAGTTGTCCCAGTTATATCTACACTAGATGAAGGCTTTGCATTACCTCCTATTGCAGATTTTGAAAAACTAATTACTTCTAAAACTAAAGCAATTTTAATTTGCAATCCCGGAAACCCAACTGGTTATTTATATTCTCAATCAGAAATCAATCAATTAGCTGAGTTGGTAAAAAAACATGATTTATTTTTAATTGCTGATGAGGTTTACAGAGAATTTGTTTACGATGAGGGAGCTAAACACTATTCTGTAATGGATGTTCCTGGAATTGAAGAAAACGCTATAATGATTGATTCTGTTTCAAAACGCTATAGCATGTGTGGAGCAAGAATTGGATGTATTGTTTCTAAAAACAAAGAAGTAATGTCAACGGCACTAAAATTTGCTCAAGCACGTTTAAGCCCGCCAACTTACGAACAAATTGCCAGTGAAGCTGCATTAGAAACTCCTCAAAGCTATTTTGACGAAGTAATTACTGAATATAAAGAGCGTCGCGATACTTTAATTACAGAATTAAATAAAATCCCAGGTGTAAAAGTTGCCACTCCAAAAGGTGCTTTTTACTGTATTGCTCAACTACCTGTAACAGATGCTGATAATTTTGCTCAGTGGTTATTAGAAAGTTTCAATTTTAATGGTGAAACTGTTATGGTTGCACCTGCTGCTGGATTTTATTCATCTCCTAATGTTGGAAAAAATGAAGTTCGTATTGCTTATGTTTTAAAAAATGAAGACTTGATAAAATCTGTTCAAATTTTAGGTGAAGCGTTAAAAGTTTATAACAATTAA